The DNA segment CCTGGAGCGTGTACCCGAGATAAAGTTAACGGTGTGTCCCAAGTGCGGTTCTTGGCTTTATCAAGGCGAGTGGAATTTGCCACTACCAGAAAGCGAGATCTTGGAGAGCGTGACGAGGCACGAGCTTAGAAAGTACCTGGTTAAGGACGCCGAATTGCAAGCGCTACGCGTAAGTAACTTGGAATACGTGAGCTTTAATACTGTGAAATTTAACGTAGTATTAAACGTACTCGTTAACGGCAGGTCATTGAGTTTAGACCACGAGCTGACGGCTAGAATTTCGCGTAAGCAGTGCCCGCGCTGCGTTGCAAGGTCTACTGGCAAGTACAACTACCTAGTTCAGATCAGGTTTACCGAGAAAGACCTACCCGGCGAACTACTGAGAGGGGTCCTCTCCGCTGTTCTCGCACATGTCGATCGCGACGGGCTAATAAACGCGAGAGAGGTCCCCGAAGGAGTTGACTTAGAGCTCGACGACATTTCCACCGTTAAGAAAATACTTGATGTTCTTCATAAGAAGTACGCTGCACGCATAAACACCTCATTTAGAGCTACGAGGTACGATGCGCATCAAGGTAGGTGGATCGGCGTGACAACGTACGTTGCTAGGATACCCGTCTTCAGCGAGAATGGCATAGTTACGTATAGAGGTAGAATAGGGCTAGTCAAGTTCATGAACCCTGGCAAGCTCATTTTATGGTTTCCGTCCACCGACTTGTACGAGGAAATCGATATTAAAGAGTACTGGAGAGGTCTTCTTAAGCCCGCTAGTAGAATAGAGAGAGAGGTTTACACCGTAAAGGACATTAATGGGGACATGGCACTGCTCGAAAACACGTCAACAGGTGACGTTAAGCGGGTTAAGCTAAAGGGGTGGCTTAAAAACCTAAAACCAGGTGATACAGTAAACTTGGTCAAGGTAGATGGGCTTGAAACGTTTACGCCAAGGTCTTAGGGTGATTTGTTGAAAAAGAAGAAAGAACCCGTTGAAGAAAAACCATCCGAAATACCGTTACCGAACCCCCAGGAAGCAACGATTATATGTGGGGTGATCAAGCACCTCGGGGGAGATTACATACTAGTTAAGTGTTTAGACGGGCTTGACAGGAAGGCCAGGATACCCGGAAAATTCCGTAAAAAAGTGTGGATCATGGAAGGAGACATAGTACTCCTGGGTTTGTGGAGTCCAGGTTCAGATAAGGGCGACGTAATACACAAGTACAGTAAAGGTGAAATCAACAAACTAGTCGAGCAGGGAGTTGTGCCGAGAGAGTTCATTAACGCCATTAGT comes from the Desulfurococcaceae archaeon genome and includes:
- a CDS encoding 60S ribosomal export protein NMD3, giving the protein MWFCVKCGKRVPKEELIRGYCIDCFTRNIGLLERVPEIKLTVCPKCGSWLYQGEWNLPLPESEILESVTRHELRKYLVKDAELQALRVSNLEYVSFNTVKFNVVLNVLVNGRSLSLDHELTARISRKQCPRCVARSTGKYNYLVQIRFTEKDLPGELLRGVLSAVLAHVDRDGLINAREVPEGVDLELDDISTVKKILDVLHKKYAARINTSFRATRYDAHQGRWIGVTTYVARIPVFSENGIVTYRGRIGLVKFMNPGKLILWFPSTDLYEEIDIKEYWRGLLKPASRIEREVYTVKDINGDMALLENTSTGDVKRVKLKGWLKNLKPGDTVNLVKVDGLETFTPRS
- a CDS encoding translation initiation factor aIF-1A, encoding MLKKKKEPVEEKPSEIPLPNPQEATIICGVIKHLGGDYILVKCLDGLDRKARIPGKFRKKVWIMEGDIVLLGLWSPGSDKGDVIHKYSKGEINKLVEQGVVPREFINAISGLV